A genomic window from Halomonas sp. LR3S48 includes:
- a CDS encoding sensor histidine kinase: MKPRLSLKKRIALTYVLLTVAVAGAFSAVTYIAVTVIEEQVIDARLAKMADRLIALHHLGAVPNAPPDVRLLVDNGIPAELRQLPAGDHELMLGGRQVHVLLRDQGDSRYAVVQEMGEIEHTELVILLALAVGFVVSVLLAAVLGVLSARRVIAPVAALAEAVGRNAGPTELPSLSAQDEIGSLARAFAKRTDKLQQFLQRERLFTGDVSHELRTPLTIVLGAAEVLATQVAQDSKEYAAAERIRRVAAEASQRVSALLLLSRAPDSLDSPRIVLNAIIESEMERCRPLLNGKPVECRLEWTERVWADVRPELAGIMIGNLLRNACQHTDQGLILVQLTAGQVVIEDTGTGIPREVRERLFERFVHGGEGAGDEGTGLGLSIVKRVVEHIGWEVRLEIPQAGGTRFVLTFPPVVATLPS; the protein is encoded by the coding sequence ATGAAGCCTAGGCTTTCGCTCAAGAAGCGCATCGCGCTCACCTACGTTCTGCTTACCGTCGCGGTGGCCGGCGCCTTTAGCGCGGTGACCTACATTGCCGTAACGGTTATCGAGGAACAGGTAATCGACGCACGACTCGCCAAGATGGCGGACAGATTGATCGCTCTCCATCACTTGGGGGCTGTGCCGAATGCGCCACCCGACGTGCGCTTACTGGTCGATAACGGCATTCCAGCCGAGTTGCGGCAATTACCCGCCGGCGACCACGAGTTGATGCTCGGCGGCCGACAGGTGCATGTCCTGTTACGTGACCAAGGCGATAGTCGTTATGCCGTGGTGCAGGAAATGGGTGAAATCGAGCATACGGAGCTGGTCATCCTCCTCGCGCTGGCAGTCGGCTTCGTCGTCAGTGTTCTGCTCGCCGCCGTGCTCGGCGTGCTGAGTGCCCGGCGCGTGATTGCACCGGTCGCAGCGCTTGCCGAGGCGGTCGGCCGCAATGCTGGCCCGACTGAGCTGCCTTCGCTCTCGGCGCAGGATGAAATCGGCTCCCTGGCGCGTGCCTTTGCCAAGCGCACCGACAAATTGCAGCAGTTCCTGCAGCGCGAGCGATTGTTCACCGGCGACGTCAGCCACGAGCTGCGCACACCGCTGACCATCGTGCTCGGCGCGGCGGAAGTGCTGGCCACGCAGGTGGCGCAAGATTCCAAGGAATATGCCGCGGCGGAGCGCATCCGGCGCGTGGCTGCCGAAGCCTCGCAGCGGGTCAGTGCGCTGCTCCTGCTCTCGCGAGCTCCCGATTCGCTGGATTCGCCGCGCATCGTCCTCAACGCCATCATCGAGTCGGAGATGGAGCGCTGCCGGCCCCTGTTGAATGGAAAGCCGGTCGAATGCAGGCTGGAGTGGACGGAACGGGTATGGGCCGACGTACGCCCCGAACTGGCCGGGATCATGATCGGCAATTTGCTGCGTAATGCCTGCCAGCATACCGACCAGGGATTGATCCTCGTGCAGCTTACCGCAGGCCAAGTGGTGATCGAAGACACCGGCACGGGGATTCCCCGAGAGGTTCGCGAGCGGCTGTTCGAACGATTCGTTCATGGTGGTGAAGGGGCGGGGGACGAAGGGACGGGGCTGGGCCTGTCGATCGTCAAGCGCGTGGTCGAGCATATCGGCTGGGAGGTGCGCCTGGAGATTCCTCAAGCCGGGGGAACCCGCTTCGTCCTGACGTTTCCTCCTGTCGTGGCCACCTTGCCCTCTTAA
- a CDS encoding VOC family protein yields the protein MKVKRIMSNTATSDFDKAAAFYGEILGLDLFMDHGWFRTYGSDERMMVQVSFGTEGGSGTPVPDLSIEVDDIEAALSRFEKASVPIEYGPVSEPWGVRRFYVRDPFGKLINILQHE from the coding sequence ATGAAGGTCAAACGCATCATGTCCAACACGGCGACGTCGGATTTCGACAAGGCGGCCGCTTTCTATGGTGAGATTCTGGGCCTCGACCTGTTCATGGACCACGGCTGGTTTCGAACGTACGGCTCGGATGAAAGGATGATGGTTCAGGTGAGCTTCGGTACAGAGGGCGGCTCGGGCACACCCGTGCCGGATCTCTCCATTGAAGTCGACGATATCGAAGCGGCGCTGTCACGCTTCGAGAAAGCGAGCGTACCCATCGAATACGGCCCCGTCAGCGAGCCTTGGGGCGTGAGGCGGTTCTATGTCCGCGACCCGTTCGGCAAGCTCATCAATATTCTGCAGCATGAATGA
- a CDS encoding carboxymuconolactone decarboxylase family protein translates to MRMNYFSASPAGLKAMLELQSHVHKAAQEGELGDGLLALVYTRVSQINGCAYCIDMHTKDARKAGETEQRLYALSAWRETPFYTDRERAALAWTEANTLIAGNGIDNALYEATREHFSEKGLTDLTLAICTINAWNRLSISFAADAGSYQPA, encoded by the coding sequence ATGCGCATGAACTACTTCTCCGCCAGCCCTGCCGGCCTCAAGGCAATGCTCGAACTGCAGAGTCACGTTCACAAGGCAGCCCAAGAAGGCGAGCTGGGCGACGGCCTGCTGGCGCTGGTCTATACCCGCGTCTCGCAGATCAACGGTTGTGCCTACTGCATCGACATGCACACCAAGGACGCGCGCAAGGCCGGCGAAACCGAACAGCGCCTCTACGCCCTGAGCGCCTGGCGCGAAACGCCCTTCTACACCGACCGCGAGCGTGCCGCCCTGGCCTGGACCGAGGCCAATACCCTGATTGCGGGGAACGGCATCGACAATGCCTTGTATGAGGCCACTCGCGAGCACTTCTCGGAGAAGGGGCTGACCGACCTCACCCTGGCAATTTGCACCATCAACGCCTGGAACCGCCTGTCGATCAGCTTCGCCGCCGACGCCGGCAGTTACCAGCCCGCATAA
- a CDS encoding response regulator transcription factor, translated as MHVLIIEDNPDIIANLYGYLEPLGYMLDVARNGDAGISCATESFHDAIILDLSLPGMDGVEVCRTLRQQHRLATPILMLTARDSVHDKLTGFEVGADDYLVKPYSLPELDARLKALVRRARNEHVQSVLVFGELRLDLGTGHATRAGQPLELTPTGYKILTALMHAAPQLITREAIEREIWGDNPPDSDALRTHIHTLRQSLDKPFSYPMLLTLPGTGYRLMVPNEA; from the coding sequence ATGCATGTTCTGATCATCGAGGACAATCCGGATATCATCGCGAACCTGTACGGATATCTGGAACCGCTCGGCTATATGCTGGACGTGGCGCGCAATGGTGATGCGGGTATCTCCTGCGCTACGGAATCCTTTCACGACGCGATCATCCTCGACCTTTCGCTACCGGGCATGGATGGCGTGGAGGTATGCAGGACGCTGCGTCAGCAGCACCGGCTGGCAACGCCGATACTGATGCTGACGGCACGCGATTCGGTGCACGACAAATTGACCGGCTTCGAGGTGGGTGCCGACGATTACCTGGTCAAGCCTTATTCCCTTCCCGAACTGGATGCGCGCCTGAAGGCATTGGTTCGCCGAGCGCGTAACGAGCATGTGCAATCGGTCCTGGTCTTCGGCGAACTTCGGCTCGATCTGGGTACCGGCCATGCCACCCGCGCCGGACAGCCACTCGAGCTGACGCCGACGGGCTACAAGATTCTCACGGCGCTGATGCATGCCGCCCCGCAGTTGATAACCCGCGAAGCGATCGAGCGCGAGATATGGGGCGACAACCCACCCGATAGCGATGCCTTGCGAACGCATATCCATACGCTGCGTCAGTCGCTCGACAAGCCTTTTTCCTACCCTATGCTGCTGACCTTGCCAGGCACCGGTTATCGCTTGATGGTGCCCAATGAAGCCTAG
- a CDS encoding helix-turn-helix transcriptional regulator, protein MKHSERDELLANAIKDLATPELPYRFSALARGLAAFDNLIIIAYHGEQRPAVLYREYTDPVVYLPMDSQYLGGAYLLDPFYREHLKGNVVGVRRLMEVAPDHFRRTHYYNNYYKQTTLLDEVAVFASISDAITLTACFGRDRSSGKPFGKREIEALRRNEMILSALMETHWRHYRPEGDAGTTPAPLGKRLRDALEQEHGIRLSPRQAEVALFILRGHSSLSIGLHLNVSAQTVKVFRRQLYAKCNISSQAELFALLMPLFARLTAHG, encoded by the coding sequence GTGAAACACAGTGAACGTGACGAGCTTCTTGCCAATGCCATCAAGGACTTGGCAACGCCCGAACTGCCCTATCGGTTCTCTGCACTGGCGAGAGGGCTGGCCGCATTCGACAACTTGATCATCATTGCCTACCACGGCGAACAGCGCCCGGCGGTGCTCTACCGGGAGTACACCGATCCGGTGGTCTACCTGCCGATGGACAGCCAATACCTGGGCGGAGCCTATCTGCTCGATCCGTTCTACCGCGAACATCTCAAAGGCAACGTCGTGGGCGTGCGCCGGCTGATGGAAGTGGCGCCGGACCACTTCCGTCGAACGCATTACTACAACAACTATTACAAGCAGACCACCTTGCTCGATGAGGTGGCGGTTTTTGCCAGCATCAGCGATGCCATTACGCTAACCGCCTGCTTCGGCAGGGATCGTTCCAGCGGCAAGCCTTTCGGCAAGCGCGAGATCGAGGCCTTGCGGCGGAACGAGATGATCCTCAGCGCCCTGATGGAGACGCATTGGCGACATTATCGTCCCGAGGGTGATGCCGGAACGACCCCTGCACCTCTGGGAAAGCGCCTGCGCGATGCTCTGGAGCAGGAGCATGGCATCCGGTTGAGCCCGCGCCAGGCCGAGGTGGCCCTGTTTATCCTGCGAGGCCACTCCTCCTTGTCCATTGGTTTGCACCTGAATGTCAGCGCCCAGACGGTGAAGGTCTTCCGTCGCCAGCTCTATGCCAAGTGCAATATTTCCTCTCAGGCGGAGCTGTTCGCTTTGCTGATGCCACTGTTTGCGCGGCTGACCGCACATGGCTGA
- a CDS encoding APC family permease — MSDNNIKLERTLSLKAVVLFGLAYMTPLIVLGTFGIIASASEGAVPTAYLITTVAMLFTAYSYGIMARAYPVSGSAYTYARKAIDSRVGFMVGWSVLLDYFFLPMVIWLIGAAYLNARFPEVPTWIFLLGFIGITTLLNVYGIKLAAKVNSLLMVFQILVIGFFVLLSIRHVFATGGSDALFSLAPFIGNDAGFTTIATGAAVAAYAFLGFDAVTTLTEETIEPRHNIPRAIMLTALIGGGIYVLVGYTTQLAHPGSDFIDADSAAFEIARMIGADLFGAVFLAGMVLAQFTSGIAAQASASRLLFAMGRDAVLPRKLFGALHPHFRTPVFSIVLTGAIGIIALFLDVLSAASFINFGAFIAFTMVNLSVIFLVSKDADAKRRYGVLKGMVVPLIGAIINLWLMSKLDINAVILGSIWLTLGLVQLIYLTRFFHREPPEVDFDESEPEPAPAPAEANL, encoded by the coding sequence ATGTCGGACAACAATATCAAACTCGAGAGAACCTTATCCCTGAAGGCCGTCGTGCTCTTCGGCCTGGCGTACATGACGCCGCTTATCGTGCTCGGTACCTTTGGCATAATCGCCAGCGCCAGCGAAGGTGCCGTGCCCACGGCCTACCTCATCACCACCGTGGCCATGCTGTTCACGGCCTATAGCTACGGCATCATGGCGCGAGCCTATCCGGTTTCCGGCTCGGCCTATACCTACGCACGCAAGGCCATCGATTCACGAGTGGGCTTCATGGTGGGCTGGAGCGTGCTGCTGGACTATTTCTTCCTGCCCATGGTGATCTGGCTGATCGGTGCCGCCTATCTGAACGCGCGCTTTCCCGAAGTGCCGACCTGGATTTTTTTGCTGGGCTTCATCGGCATCACCACTCTGCTCAACGTCTACGGCATCAAGCTGGCGGCCAAGGTGAACTCGCTGCTGATGGTGTTCCAGATCCTGGTCATCGGCTTCTTCGTGCTGCTGTCGATTCGCCACGTGTTCGCGACTGGCGGTAGCGATGCCCTGTTCAGCCTGGCCCCGTTCATCGGCAACGATGCCGGTTTTACCACCATCGCCACAGGGGCTGCGGTGGCAGCCTACGCCTTCCTCGGCTTCGATGCCGTTACCACCCTGACGGAAGAGACCATCGAGCCCAGGCACAACATCCCCCGGGCAATCATGCTCACCGCACTCATTGGCGGCGGCATCTACGTGCTGGTGGGCTACACCACCCAACTGGCGCATCCGGGCAGCGATTTCATCGATGCCGATTCCGCCGCCTTCGAGATCGCCAGGATGATCGGCGCGGACCTTTTCGGTGCTGTCTTTCTGGCCGGCATGGTACTGGCGCAGTTCACCTCCGGCATCGCCGCCCAGGCCAGTGCCTCACGACTGCTGTTCGCCATGGGCCGCGATGCGGTACTGCCGCGCAAGCTGTTCGGGGCGCTGCACCCACATTTTCGCACCCCGGTCTTCAGCATCGTGCTGACCGGCGCTATCGGTATCATCGCCCTGTTCCTGGACGTGCTGTCCGCCGCCTCGTTCATCAACTTCGGGGCATTCATCGCTTTCACCATGGTCAACCTTTCGGTCATCTTCCTTGTCAGCAAGGATGCCGACGCCAAGCGCCGCTATGGCGTTCTCAAGGGCATGGTGGTGCCGCTGATCGGTGCGATTATCAACCTCTGGCTGATGAGCAAGCTCGACATCAACGCGGTCATCCTGGGCTCGATCTGGCTCACGCTCGGACTGGTGCAGTTGATCTACCTGACCCGCTTCTTCCATCGCGAACCGCCGGAAGTGGACTTCGACGAATCGGAACCCGAGCCGGCACCTGCCCCCGCTGAAGCAAACCTGTAA
- a CDS encoding EF-hand domain-containing protein, translating to MKAQKTALFLALALSSGAALAEMGAEELVPPTASSNASGQNGFEQLDQDGDGRISREEAKAGTLPEAFVILDRDHNGAISRQEFNFRPR from the coding sequence ATGAAGGCTCAAAAAACCGCACTGTTCCTTGCTCTGGCCCTGTCCTCTGGTGCCGCACTTGCCGAAATGGGCGCAGAAGAGCTGGTTCCGCCTACTGCTTCTTCGAACGCCTCCGGCCAGAATGGCTTCGAGCAACTGGACCAGGATGGCGACGGCCGCATTTCCCGTGAAGAGGCCAAGGCGGGCACCCTGCCTGAGGCCTTTGTCATCCTGGACCGCGACCATAACGGCGCGATCTCCCGCCAGGAGTTCAACTTCCGCCCACGTTGA
- a CDS encoding LysR family transcriptional regulator produces the protein MHDLNDLYYFHAVVTYQGFSAASRHIGVPKGTLSKRVARLEERLKVRLLERSTRKIRTTDVGHSFFEHCQTMLAGAEAAETVVAQAHAEPNGIVRLSCPQGLIQNLIEEVLPAFMKTYPKVRVHMMVFDRRADLIEDRLDIAIRVRTKTDLSDASLIMRPLGQNHLVMAVSPAVHAACKRGLTIDELAEVPTLSMGGETDEVRWELTGPNDETRVIDLRPRLMCSNFDMLLAAACQGLGVALLPIHICRVSFAKGELVHVLPEWRSPYGTIQAVFSNRKGLVPSVRALIDFLAQAIPCKLSVEA, from the coding sequence ATGCACGACCTCAACGACCTCTACTATTTTCATGCCGTGGTCACGTACCAGGGCTTCTCGGCGGCCTCGCGCCACATCGGCGTGCCCAAGGGAACGCTCAGCAAGCGCGTCGCACGCCTCGAAGAGCGGCTCAAGGTGCGCCTGCTGGAGCGCTCGACCCGCAAGATCCGTACCACCGACGTAGGGCATTCATTCTTCGAACACTGCCAGACCATGCTCGCCGGCGCCGAAGCGGCGGAAACGGTAGTGGCGCAGGCCCACGCGGAGCCCAACGGCATCGTGCGGCTCAGTTGCCCGCAAGGACTGATCCAGAACCTCATCGAGGAGGTCCTGCCGGCGTTCATGAAGACCTACCCCAAGGTCCGCGTGCACATGATGGTTTTCGATCGCCGCGCTGACCTGATCGAGGATCGTCTCGACATTGCCATTCGCGTGCGCACCAAGACGGACCTGTCCGATGCTTCGCTGATCATGCGCCCGCTGGGGCAGAATCATCTGGTGATGGCAGTCAGTCCGGCAGTGCATGCCGCCTGCAAGCGGGGGCTAACCATCGACGAACTCGCAGAGGTACCGACTCTCTCGATGGGAGGCGAGACGGACGAGGTTCGCTGGGAACTGACGGGGCCGAACGACGAGACCCGTGTGATCGACCTGCGCCCCCGGCTGATGTGCAGCAATTTCGACATGCTGCTCGCGGCAGCGTGCCAGGGGCTCGGCGTGGCGCTGCTGCCCATTCACATTTGCCGCGTGAGCTTCGCCAAGGGGGAGCTTGTACACGTGCTGCCGGAGTGGCGCTCACCCTACGGCACGATCCAGGCGGTATTCTCCAACCGCAAGGGGCTCGTGCCCTCCGTCAGAGCGCTGATCGACTTCCTCGCCCAGGCCATCCCTTGCAAGCTCTCGGTGGAAGCCTGA
- a CDS encoding SLC13 family permease, which translates to MALLVWTAMGYAEGLSSDARWVATIGTLMAVWWMTEAIPLSATALLPIVLIPMLTERTVNQATAPYASPIVFLFLGGFLIAIAMEKWNLHRRIALLTLIRVGVEPKRIVLGMMLATGFLSMWVSNTATTLMMLPIGLSVLRLVADRSGESMETTTSGHDHHRAGHVDFIHDDNIKRFGVCLLLAIAWSASMGGLGTLLGSPPNAIVAGYAADELGRNIGFLEWMMLGVPLAFTFILVGWVLMTRVLYRFDVAEIPGGKEMIEGEIRKLGPLSQGEKMVMAVFGSAAFLWVVPGVLGNIPRVGEWLGPLGALDDTAIAIAAGIALFILPARGRSEMVLNWHDAEDGLPWGVLLLFGGGLSLAGAVAGTGLDSWFGEQITGLEVLPILLLVAAIATIVLFLTEVTSNTATAATFIPVLGGVAVGIGADAMTLLIPAAFAATCAFMLPVGTPPNAIVFGTGAVTIAQMARGGVVLNIIGIVLITAFCYMLGGFALGLQF; encoded by the coding sequence TTGGCACTGCTGGTCTGGACCGCCATGGGCTATGCCGAGGGCCTGTCATCGGATGCACGCTGGGTCGCGACGATAGGCACCCTGATGGCGGTGTGGTGGATGACGGAGGCGATTCCCCTCTCGGCTACCGCCCTGCTGCCGATCGTACTGATTCCGATGCTGACGGAGCGGACCGTCAACCAGGCCACGGCGCCCTACGCCAGCCCCATCGTCTTTCTTTTTCTTGGCGGCTTCTTGATCGCCATCGCAATGGAGAAGTGGAACCTCCATCGCCGCATCGCCCTTTTGACTCTGATCCGGGTTGGGGTCGAGCCGAAGCGGATCGTGCTCGGCATGATGCTCGCGACCGGGTTTCTGTCGATGTGGGTCTCCAACACCGCGACGACACTGATGATGCTGCCGATAGGGCTCTCCGTGCTTCGCCTGGTAGCAGACCGCAGCGGCGAGTCCATGGAAACAACCACCTCCGGCCACGACCACCACCGGGCCGGCCACGTCGACTTCATCCATGACGACAACATCAAGCGCTTTGGCGTCTGCCTGCTCCTCGCGATCGCATGGTCGGCGAGCATGGGCGGCCTCGGCACCCTGCTCGGCAGCCCGCCGAACGCCATCGTTGCCGGCTATGCCGCCGACGAACTGGGCCGTAACATCGGCTTTCTCGAATGGATGATGCTCGGCGTGCCGCTGGCCTTCACCTTTATCCTGGTGGGCTGGGTACTGATGACCCGGGTGCTCTACCGCTTCGACGTCGCCGAGATTCCCGGTGGCAAGGAAATGATCGAAGGGGAGATTCGTAAGCTCGGCCCGCTCAGCCAGGGCGAGAAAATGGTGATGGCTGTCTTCGGCTCGGCAGCGTTCCTGTGGGTCGTACCCGGTGTTCTCGGCAACATCCCGAGAGTAGGCGAATGGCTGGGGCCGCTCGGTGCGCTCGATGATACCGCCATCGCTATCGCTGCCGGCATCGCGTTGTTCATCCTGCCCGCGAGAGGCCGCAGCGAGATGGTGCTGAATTGGCATGATGCCGAGGACGGGCTTCCCTGGGGCGTGCTGTTGCTGTTCGGCGGCGGCCTGAGCCTCGCCGGCGCGGTCGCAGGAACCGGACTGGATAGCTGGTTCGGCGAGCAGATCACCGGGCTGGAAGTGCTCCCGATCCTACTGTTGGTTGCCGCCATCGCCACGATCGTACTCTTCCTGACCGAAGTGACCAGCAACACGGCAACGGCCGCGACCTTTATTCCCGTGCTCGGGGGCGTGGCGGTCGGTATAGGCGCCGACGCGATGACGCTACTCATTCCGGCTGCCTTCGCCGCCACCTGTGCCTTCATGCTACCTGTCGGCACGCCACCCAACGCCATCGTCTTCGGCACCGGCGCGGTCACCATCGCCCAGATGGCGCGTGGCGGGGTCGTTCTCAACATCATCGGGATCGTGCTGATCACCGCCTTCTGCTATATGCTCGGCGGCTTCGCGCTGGGGCTGCAGTTCTGA
- a CDS encoding PhzF family phenazine biosynthesis protein, producing MSGSLYRLAAFTDDPHGGNPAGVWLGEALPEPAEMQRIAAEVGYSETAFIAPATGERRTVRYYSPEAEVSFCGHATVASGVLMGQLSGAGSYMLDTAVGEVMVTVNQVEGEWQASLVSVTPEFRPAAPELVEEVRELLGWQARELDLEIAPALAYAGAWHLVLACQEKARLDRLEYDFERLKALMLRENLTTLQLVWRESEKCFHARDPFPVGGVVEDPATGAAAAALGGYLRDAGLLQAPAKLTIRQGEAMGRPSRLQVDIPLSGGIVVTGQAVSLDA from the coding sequence ATGAGCGGTTCCCTGTATCGCCTTGCTGCCTTTACCGACGACCCCCACGGCGGCAACCCCGCCGGGGTGTGGCTGGGCGAGGCGTTGCCAGAGCCGGCCGAGATGCAGCGCATCGCTGCCGAAGTTGGCTACTCCGAAACCGCCTTCATTGCACCGGCCACGGGTGAGCGGCGCACGGTGCGCTACTACAGCCCTGAGGCGGAGGTGAGCTTCTGCGGCCATGCCACGGTGGCCAGCGGCGTGCTGATGGGGCAACTGAGCGGGGCGGGCAGTTACATGCTCGATACGGCGGTGGGCGAGGTGATGGTCACGGTCAACCAGGTGGAAGGGGAGTGGCAGGCATCGCTGGTATCGGTTACGCCGGAGTTTCGCCCTGCCGCACCAGAGCTGGTCGAGGAGGTGCGTGAGCTGCTCGGCTGGCAGGCAAGGGAACTCGATCTCGAGATTGCGCCCGCACTGGCCTATGCCGGGGCCTGGCATTTGGTACTGGCATGCCAGGAGAAGGCGCGCCTTGATCGGCTCGAATACGACTTCGAACGACTCAAGGCGCTGATGCTGCGTGAGAACCTGACCACGCTGCAACTGGTGTGGCGTGAGAGCGAAAAGTGCTTTCACGCCCGCGACCCGTTCCCGGTGGGTGGCGTGGTGGAAGACCCCGCCACCGGCGCGGCCGCCGCGGCGCTGGGGGGCTATCTACGCGATGCCGGCCTGCTCCAGGCGCCAGCCAAATTGACCATCCGGCAGGGCGAGGCGATGGGCCGGCCTAGCCGCCTGCAGGTAGACATTCCGCTATCAGGCGGCATCGTCGTCACCGGGCAGGCTGTGTCGCTGGACGCCTGA
- a CDS encoding carbon-nitrogen hydrolase family protein — MPRYLPILVVQEASREPGTDAELRDFEAELAVYLSDFGAGFEQPRMVIYPEFHLCGASGTPEQRTAQLEAAAEPIDGPRDRHLTRIARDLGIWLLPGTVCERDEDGHLYNAAPVYSPQGERVAAYRKCFPWRPYEPFRPGNRFEVFDVPGVGRVGLAVCYDIWFPEVVRQLAWLGADVIVNQAATSTCDRAQEQVLVQANAIFNQVFMVSANAAAPSGEGQSLIVDPEGHIRAQMPGATPGILTDVLNLDEVARVRTFGTAGVNRMWSQFQENDPILELPMYEGRINPRQWQRGP, encoded by the coding sequence ATGCCAAGATACTTGCCCATCCTGGTCGTTCAGGAAGCCTCTCGCGAGCCCGGCACGGATGCCGAGCTTCGGGACTTCGAGGCCGAATTGGCGGTTTACCTGAGCGACTTCGGGGCCGGGTTCGAGCAGCCAAGAATGGTGATCTATCCGGAGTTTCATCTGTGTGGGGCCAGTGGCACACCAGAGCAGCGCACTGCGCAACTGGAAGCCGCCGCCGAGCCGATCGACGGCCCTCGCGACCGGCACCTGACGCGCATCGCCCGTGACCTCGGCATCTGGTTACTGCCGGGCACGGTCTGCGAACGGGACGAGGACGGCCATCTGTACAACGCCGCCCCGGTGTACTCGCCCCAAGGAGAGCGTGTAGCGGCCTATCGCAAGTGCTTTCCCTGGCGCCCCTACGAGCCCTTCCGCCCAGGCAATCGCTTCGAGGTGTTTGACGTTCCCGGCGTGGGCCGGGTCGGACTGGCGGTCTGCTACGACATCTGGTTTCCCGAAGTGGTGCGGCAACTGGCCTGGTTGGGGGCCGACGTGATCGTCAACCAGGCCGCCACTTCCACCTGCGACCGCGCCCAGGAACAGGTACTTGTCCAGGCCAACGCCATTTTCAATCAAGTCTTCATGGTCAGCGCCAACGCGGCCGCGCCCTCCGGTGAGGGCCAGAGCCTGATCGTCGACCCCGAGGGCCATATCCGCGCGCAGATGCCGGGGGCGACCCCTGGCATCCTCACCGATGTCTTGAACCTGGACGAAGTGGCGCGAGTACGTACTTTCGGCACCGCGGGTGTGAACCGTATGTGGTCCCAGTTCCAGGAGAACGACCCCATACTGGAATTGCCAATGTATGAGGGCCGGATAAATCCGCGCCAATGGCAACGGGGGCCATGA
- a CDS encoding carbonic anhydrase: MKRTAIVVAMSLLSGFAYAGDGHSWSYSGDTGPENWAQLTPEYGACAGSNQSPIDLTGFIDAELEPIDFHYENGGAEILNNGHTVQINVHPGDTITVDGIEFELKQFHFHVPSENLIHGESFPMEGHLVHADEEGNLAVVAVMVTEGEANDALATAWAQMPQEGETLALTSAISPLGILPADHDYYRFNGSLTTPPCTEGVRWLVLKQPITASKEQIEQFLAAIDHHHNNRPVQEVNARPVLQ; encoded by the coding sequence ATGAAGAGAACTGCAATTGTCGTCGCCATGTCATTGCTTTCAGGATTTGCTTATGCCGGCGATGGCCACTCCTGGAGCTATTCCGGCGACACCGGCCCTGAGAATTGGGCACAGCTGACCCCGGAGTATGGCGCCTGTGCGGGAAGTAACCAGTCACCCATCGACCTGACAGGGTTCATTGATGCCGAACTCGAGCCAATCGACTTTCATTACGAAAATGGTGGTGCGGAAATCCTCAACAACGGCCATACCGTCCAGATTAATGTGCATCCGGGCGACACCATTACCGTTGACGGTATCGAGTTCGAGCTGAAGCAGTTCCACTTTCATGTGCCGAGCGAGAACCTCATCCATGGCGAGTCGTTTCCCATGGAAGGGCACCTCGTACATGCCGACGAGGAGGGCAACCTGGCCGTGGTGGCAGTGATGGTGACGGAGGGAGAAGCCAACGATGCTCTGGCAACAGCGTGGGCACAAATGCCGCAAGAGGGCGAAACGCTGGCGCTGACGTCAGCCATCTCACCGCTGGGCATTCTGCCTGCCGACCACGATTACTATCGCTTCAATGGTTCGCTGACGACGCCCCCCTGCACCGAGGGCGTGCGCTGGTTGGTGCTGAAGCAGCCGATTACCGCGTCCAAGGAGCAGATCGAGCAGTTCCTGGCGGCCATCGACCACCATCACAACAACCGCCCGGTGCAAGAGGTCAACGCGCGTCCTGTATTGCAATGA